In a single window of the Oscillatoria salina IIICB1 genome:
- a CDS encoding glycosyltransferase family 2 protein, which translates to MITSQISTIQNFQSQEEILDVSIVVPIYNEVESLPHLLEYLAQILHENQLSYEIICVDDGSSDGSTELLKHLAQTQENVKAVILRRNYGQTPAMAAGFKCARGRAIVTLDADLQNDPADIPMLLSKLAEGYDLVSGWRQNRQDAALTRLLPSKIANWLIGRVTEVRIHDYGCSLKAYRRELVADLNLYGELHRFLPALAFIEGARIAELPVRHHARRFGKSKYGLGRTFRVLMDLLTIWFMKKFLTRPMHVFGSLGLLLMFVGTVLGGYLTFLKLGLQENIGDRPLLILAVVLLLAGVQFFCFGLLGELLMRTYHESQDRPIYRVREIVENNVKNGK; encoded by the coding sequence GTGATAACTTCGCAAATTTCAACAATTCAAAATTTTCAGTCTCAAGAAGAAATTCTTGATGTTTCGATAGTTGTGCCGATTTACAATGAGGTGGAAAGTTTACCTCATTTGCTCGAATATCTCGCGCAAATTCTCCATGAAAATCAACTCAGTTATGAAATTATCTGTGTGGATGATGGTTCTAGCGATGGTTCTACAGAATTGTTAAAGCATTTAGCACAGACCCAGGAAAATGTCAAGGCAGTAATTTTGCGGCGTAACTACGGACAAACGCCAGCAATGGCGGCGGGATTTAAGTGTGCTAGAGGGCGAGCGATCGTGACTTTGGATGCTGATTTGCAAAACGATCCGGCGGATATTCCGATGCTGTTGTCGAAGTTGGCGGAGGGTTACGATCTAGTCAGTGGTTGGCGCCAAAATAGACAAGATGCGGCTTTGACACGCTTGCTTCCTTCTAAAATTGCTAATTGGCTGATCGGACGTGTTACTGAGGTGAGGATACACGATTACGGTTGTTCTCTGAAGGCTTATCGTCGAGAATTGGTGGCAGATTTAAATCTGTATGGCGAGTTACATCGGTTTTTACCTGCTTTGGCTTTTATTGAAGGTGCGAGAATAGCTGAGTTACCAGTACGTCACCATGCTCGTCGTTTTGGTAAAAGTAAGTATGGTTTGGGGCGAACTTTTCGGGTGTTGATGGATTTATTAACCATCTGGTTTATGAAGAAGTTTCTTACTCGTCCGATGCACGTTTTTGGTTCGCTGGGCTTGCTGTTGATGTTTGTGGGTACGGTGTTGGGCGGATATCTGACATTTTTGAAGCTAGGATTGCAAGAAAATATTGGCGATCGCCCGTTGTTGATTTTGGCGGTAGTTTTACTCTTAGCAGGCGTACAATTCTTTTGTTTCGGGCTTTTGGGTGAGTTGCTGATGCGAACTTATCACGAATCTCAGGACAGACCTATCTACCGAGTCAGAGAAATTGTGGAAAATAATGTTAAGAATGGTAAATGA
- a CDS encoding MFS transporter, whose translation MKIFSTLERSQLRNLLFLFFSGLAFWTSLTSMLPTLPLYIEDLGAPPEQVGFVMGCFAIGLLLSRVWLGNLADRRSRKIVVVIGTGVAAIAPLGYVFFQSIPWLMVTRAFHGISIAAFTTAYSALVVDISPVKQRGELLGYMSLAIPLGMAFGPALGGFLQASVDYKSLFFIPAVLGAIAFLLAIQVREEQRFHSLGSHPDRESQLSQLWRLLASPRIRVPTIILLLIGTGFGILVSYLPGFMRDAAVDLNAGWYYSAAAIASFVARVMTGRASDRYGRGLFVSLSLVSFGLSMFLLAIAYSSTAFVFSAIFEGIGVGTLMPMAIAVLSDRSLPNERAIVYSLSIGGFDLGTALGGPFLGSLVALLTYRGLFLVATSLSAIALIIFLTQSSKDARHSFRFATGRGKDLYALEALEVLEPRSS comes from the coding sequence GTGAAAATTTTTTCGACTCTAGAACGATCCCAACTGCGAAATCTCTTATTTCTGTTCTTTTCTGGGTTGGCTTTCTGGACAAGTTTAACTTCAATGCTGCCCACTTTACCTTTATACATTGAGGACTTGGGCGCACCACCGGAGCAGGTTGGTTTTGTGATGGGTTGTTTTGCGATCGGTTTACTGTTGTCGAGGGTGTGGCTGGGAAATTTAGCCGATCGCCGCAGTCGGAAGATAGTTGTCGTAATCGGGACTGGAGTTGCGGCGATCGCGCCTTTGGGCTATGTGTTTTTCCAGTCAATTCCTTGGTTAATGGTGACTAGGGCTTTTCACGGGATTAGTATTGCGGCTTTTACTACGGCTTACAGTGCTTTAGTGGTGGATATCTCGCCAGTTAAACAACGAGGCGAATTGCTGGGCTATATGAGTTTGGCGATCCCACTCGGTATGGCTTTTGGTCCGGCGCTAGGTGGCTTTTTACAAGCAAGTGTCGATTACAAATCTTTGTTTTTTATTCCCGCAGTTTTGGGAGCGATCGCGTTTCTGTTGGCAATTCAAGTAAGGGAAGAGCAAAGATTTCACAGCTTAGGATCTCACCCAGATCGTGAATCTCAATTAAGTCAATTATGGCGTTTATTAGCTAGTCCTCGTATCCGCGTTCCGACGATTATTTTATTGTTGATTGGAACTGGATTTGGTATTCTCGTGTCATATTTGCCTGGCTTTATGAGAGATGCAGCAGTCGATCTCAATGCAGGATGGTATTACTCAGCCGCCGCGATCGCCTCTTTTGTTGCTCGTGTAATGACCGGAAGAGCCTCCGATCGCTATGGAAGAGGTTTGTTTGTGAGTTTAAGTTTAGTTTCTTTTGGGCTATCGATGTTTTTACTAGCGATCGCTTATAGTTCTACTGCTTTTGTCTTCTCCGCTATCTTTGAAGGAATAGGTGTAGGTACTTTAATGCCAATGGCGATCGCTGTCTTGTCCGATCGTTCTTTACCAAATGAACGGGCGATCGTCTATTCTTTATCTATTGGTGGATTTGATTTAGGAACTGCTCTCGGCGGTCCCTTTTTAGGCTCTTTAGTCGCCCTGCTCACCTATCGAGGCTTATTTTTGGTTGCTACCAGTTTATCGGCGATCGCCTTGATTATTTTTCTTACCCAATCGAGTAAAGATGCCCGCCATTCTTTCCGCTTTGCAACGGGACGAGGAAAAGATCTTTATGCCCTCGAAGCTCTGGAAGTCCTCGAACCGCGATCGTCATAA
- the moaC gene encoding cyclic pyranopterin monophosphate synthase MoaC has product MQEQRENQKLTHLNAEGEAQMVDISKKQSTRREAIAVGRVRMSAETLAAIAAGNTPKGDVIATAKLAGIMAAKQTANLIPLCHPLALHKIEVQLTPDPQLPGYQIQASVTTKAETGVEMEALTAVSIAALTLYDMAKALEKSMAIEAIYLLSKTGGKSGDYFHQQAT; this is encoded by the coding sequence ATGCAAGAGCAAAGAGAAAATCAAAAACTAACTCATCTCAATGCTGAGGGGGAAGCGCAGATGGTAGACATTTCCAAGAAACAGTCAACCAGAAGAGAAGCCATAGCAGTAGGAAGAGTAAGGATGTCAGCAGAGACACTAGCAGCGATCGCGGCAGGAAATACACCCAAAGGAGATGTCATCGCCACAGCCAAGCTAGCAGGAATTATGGCAGCCAAACAGACAGCTAATTTAATTCCCCTCTGTCATCCCTTAGCTTTACATAAAATTGAAGTACAATTAACCCCCGATCCCCAATTACCCGGATATCAAATTCAAGCCAGCGTAACGACAAAAGCAGAAACCGGGGTAGAAATGGAAGCCCTAACAGCAGTTTCCATTGCCGCCCTCACGCTTTACGACATGGCAAAAGCCTTAGAAAAATCAATGGCGATCGAAGCAATTTATTTATTGAGTAAGACTGGAGGTAAAAGCGGCGATTATTTTCATCAACAAGCAACTTAG
- a CDS encoding pentapeptide repeat-containing protein, which translates to MQIEQFLTLYRQGKRDFAHTDLNGANLSGANLRDIDLTGANLTGANLRWASLNNSKLTGACLRQADLHNATLTRANLDQAILTRAELSKVDLRFSSLSAADLNWAILQDADLTGANLRGAKLDRVNLERAKLNNVELESAELMEANLARSSSIEANFSGANLREACLEEANLRQANLVKANLTEANLNNVYLRGANLQEADLHRTILTNADLSESNFDRADLSRANLAGAYLLKVSLRNAYLVRADLQDVYLLQTDLTEANLRGASLNRADLSGAYLKDVILSEANLADVYLMKSHLVRTNLDGAELTGCCIEGWELEEVDLSKVKCNYIYTRFNYETKSKSDRYPVGRDFAPGEFANPNRENNAVIEVRFSQPPNWEVLVFTLTQVELECANVQLQVKSYLQSEGQYQLQLTANRFVNAKLLSERILSLYPEMGNRVTNNRETILKLLKINKQENLQVEPSPKPLPPPPDRRSRTYQQVISQIRAIVISQPPEEFVMSIERLLNFLQQEGISTREIQRKILIETIFKRAKKNEEFRKKLVLWEATAEEAERFSLVGEAIRASVTMLDAEVLRPESS; encoded by the coding sequence ATGCAAATAGAACAATTTCTGACTCTGTATCGACAAGGAAAACGAGATTTTGCCCATACCGATCTTAACGGTGCAAACTTGAGTGGGGCAAATTTACGCGACATCGATCTAACCGGAGCTAACCTAACAGGTGCTAATCTGAGGTGGGCTTCTTTAAACAATAGCAAACTAACTGGTGCGTGTTTACGTCAAGCTGACTTGCACAATGCCACATTAACTCGTGCTAACTTAGACCAAGCAATTTTAACTCGTGCCGAGTTGAGTAAAGTAGATTTGCGCTTTTCCAGTTTGTCAGCGGCGGATCTCAATTGGGCAATTTTACAAGATGCCGATTTAACGGGTGCTAATCTGCGGGGAGCTAAACTAGATCGGGTAAATCTCGAACGCGCTAAACTCAACAATGTCGAGCTAGAATCGGCAGAATTGATGGAGGCAAATTTAGCTCGAAGTAGTTCGATTGAAGCTAATTTTTCTGGAGCTAATTTACGAGAAGCTTGTTTAGAAGAAGCCAATTTACGACAAGCAAATTTAGTCAAAGCTAACTTAACAGAAGCTAATCTGAATAATGTTTATTTGCGGGGGGCTAATTTACAAGAAGCTGACTTACATCGGACGATTCTTACGAATGCCGATCTCAGCGAGTCAAATTTCGATCGTGCTGATTTAAGTAGAGCTAATCTTGCAGGTGCTTATTTGTTGAAAGTTAGTTTGCGAAATGCTTATTTAGTCCGAGCTGATTTGCAGGATGTTTATTTATTACAAACTGATTTAACAGAAGCTAATTTACGCGGAGCTTCTTTAAATAGAGCGGATTTAAGTGGGGCTTATCTGAAAGATGTGATTTTATCTGAAGCTAATTTAGCTGATGTTTATTTAATGAAAAGCCATTTGGTACGCACTAATTTAGATGGAGCAGAATTAACTGGCTGTTGTATTGAAGGCTGGGAACTCGAAGAAGTAGATTTATCGAAAGTGAAGTGTAATTATATTTATACTCGCTTTAATTATGAAACTAAAAGTAAAAGCGATCGCTATCCGGTAGGACGCGATTTTGCTCCTGGTGAATTTGCTAATCCGAATCGCGAAAATAATGCCGTTATTGAGGTAAGATTTTCTCAACCTCCGAATTGGGAAGTGTTGGTTTTTACTTTGACTCAAGTAGAGTTAGAATGTGCCAATGTACAGCTTCAGGTGAAATCTTATCTCCAAAGTGAGGGACAGTATCAACTACAATTAACTGCCAACCGTTTTGTGAATGCTAAATTATTAAGCGAGCGTATTTTATCTTTATATCCAGAAATGGGGAACCGAGTTACTAATAATCGGGAAACAATTCTCAAATTGCTAAAGATTAATAAGCAGGAGAATTTACAAGTAGAACCTTCACCAAAGCCTCTTCCTCCACCGCCCGATCGGCGATCGCGTACTTATCAGCAAGTGATTAGTCAAATTCGAGCGATCGTGATTTCTCAACCACCAGAGGAATTTGTTATGAGTATCGAGCGGTTACTAAATTTTCTGCAACAAGAGGGTATTTCAACGCGAGAAATTCAAAGGAAAATTTTAATTGAAACGATTTTTAAGCGAGCCAAGAAAAATGAAGAGTTTCGCAAAAAGCTTGTACTTTGGGAAGCAACAGCAGAGGAGGCGGAAAGATTTTCTTTAGTGGGAGAGGCAATTCGCGCGAGCGTTACTATGTTGGATGCAGAAGTTTTGCGTCCTGAAAGCAGTTAG
- a CDS encoding sensor histidine kinase: MIGSKKIHQANFQSLRWRLLLSYLTVMAAILGVFAAGVYVFFTRSYYQQMDEKLRTLAQAATPSLAEIKQEGNDYLERVDEVPWRDLFNRDRQSLEWFNSEGTPLASRGQVSLDSQPETGALTERDTAQTSLIRTYTISVFSDPPNDSSQPSLEGYIRASQSMEALQAAQNQLIWGLGMGGIVALGFVGIGGLWLTKLAIQPVEKSYQQLKQFTADASHELRSPIAAIKTSVDVIRSHPERIHPKDAKKLAAIASASAQMTELVEDLLFLARTDATTVREQTTVSLNEILQDLLQWLEPLATAKGINLQADLDLSVSVFGDAAQLNRLFANLLENALQYTPQGGKVTVSLAKQNRFAVVNIKDTGIGISPEQLPYIFDRFWRADKARSRREGGTGLGLAIASAIATQHKGKITVTSQVGVGSCFQLRLPLERSN, from the coding sequence ATGATTGGTTCAAAAAAAATCCACCAAGCTAATTTCCAAAGTCTGCGCTGGCGATTGTTGTTATCATATTTAACAGTAATGGCAGCAATATTAGGCGTCTTTGCCGCAGGAGTATATGTTTTTTTTACCCGCAGTTATTATCAGCAAATGGACGAAAAACTGCGAACTTTAGCCCAAGCAGCAACTCCTTCTTTAGCAGAAATAAAACAAGAAGGTAATGATTATTTAGAGCGAGTAGATGAAGTACCGTGGCGAGATTTATTTAACCGCGATCGCCAAAGTTTAGAATGGTTTAATTCTGAAGGTACACCTCTAGCGAGTCGGGGACAAGTTTCCTTAGATTCTCAACCAGAAACAGGTGCATTAACCGAAAGAGATACCGCCCAAACCTCCTTAATTCGCACTTATACTATTTCGGTATTTAGCGATCCCCCAAATGATTCTAGTCAACCATCATTAGAAGGTTATATTCGCGCTAGTCAATCAATGGAAGCGTTACAAGCTGCCCAAAATCAATTAATTTGGGGTTTAGGAATGGGTGGAATTGTAGCTTTAGGATTTGTAGGGATTGGCGGATTATGGCTGACAAAATTAGCAATTCAACCTGTAGAAAAAAGTTATCAACAATTAAAACAATTTACGGCTGATGCTTCCCACGAATTGCGATCGCCAATTGCCGCAATTAAAACTTCTGTAGACGTAATCCGATCGCATCCAGAGCGAATTCATCCTAAAGATGCCAAAAAACTAGCCGCGATCGCCAGTGCTTCGGCTCAAATGACAGAATTAGTCGAAGATTTGCTCTTTCTCGCACGTACTGATGCAACCACAGTGCGCGAACAAACAACTGTTTCTCTAAATGAAATTTTACAGGATTTACTGCAATGGCTGGAACCTTTAGCTACTGCCAAAGGAATTAATTTACAAGCGGATCTAGACTTATCAGTTTCAGTTTTCGGCGATGCTGCTCAACTCAATCGTTTATTTGCTAATTTACTCGAAAACGCTTTGCAATATACACCTCAAGGAGGCAAAGTTACTGTTTCTCTAGCCAAACAAAATCGCTTCGCTGTAGTTAATATTAAAGACACCGGGATCGGAATTTCACCCGAACAATTACCTTATATTTTCGATCGCTTTTGGCGTGCTGATAAAGCGAGATCGCGACGAGAAGGAGGTACAGGATTAGGATTAGCAATTGCGAGCGCGATCGCCACCCAACACAAAGGTAAAATTACCGTTACCTCACAAGTTGGAGTTGGTAGTTGTTTTCAACTACGTTTACCACTAGAGCGCTCTAATTAA
- the lpxB gene encoding lipid-A-disaccharide synthase — protein sequence MRIFISTGEVSGDLQGALLIEALQRQAKVNNLELEIFALGGDRMKAAGAILLGNTTNIGSVGILESIPFVLPTLQIQRRAKQFLRENPPDVLVLIDYLGPNITIGSYVKKHLPQVPIVYYIAPQEWVWSPPVGNTSRIVEITDLLLAIFTAEARYFQAKGVKVSWVGHPLLDRMQTAPNREAARKDLGIADDRLAIALFVASRQQELKYLLPIILTAAQQLQAKFPQAEFLIPLSIDSFHDLIQDNLQKYNLQATVIKGKTLTAIAAADLAITKSGTVNLEIALLNVPQVVIYRVNPMTMWIGRKLLNFSIPFMSPVNLVLMEEIVPELLQEKATPERIFQEAKELLINSARREEIQQNYQQMRENLGTRGAGDRAAQEIIQLIS from the coding sequence ATGCGTATTTTTATTAGTACGGGTGAAGTTTCTGGAGATTTACAAGGGGCGCTACTAATTGAGGCTTTGCAACGCCAAGCAAAGGTAAATAACCTTGAATTAGAAATTTTCGCCTTGGGTGGAGATCGCATGAAAGCAGCCGGGGCAATTCTGCTTGGTAATACAACTAATATTGGTTCGGTGGGTATTCTCGAATCAATACCTTTTGTTTTACCTACTCTCCAAATTCAACGTCGGGCTAAACAATTTTTACGGGAAAATCCGCCCGATGTTTTAGTTTTGATTGATTATCTCGGTCCAAATATTACTATTGGTTCTTATGTGAAAAAACATTTGCCTCAAGTACCAATAGTTTATTATATTGCTCCTCAAGAATGGGTTTGGTCGCCGCCTGTAGGAAATACGAGTCGGATTGTGGAAATAACTGACCTTTTGTTGGCGATTTTTACGGCTGAGGCGCGTTATTTTCAAGCAAAAGGTGTAAAAGTTAGTTGGGTGGGACATCCGTTGTTAGATCGGATGCAAACTGCTCCTAATCGAGAAGCAGCGAGAAAAGATTTGGGTATTGCTGACGATCGCTTGGCGATCGCGCTTTTTGTGGCTTCTCGTCAACAAGAGTTGAAATATCTTCTGCCAATTATTTTAACTGCTGCGCAACAACTTCAAGCTAAATTTCCTCAAGCAGAGTTTTTAATTCCCTTGTCAATTGACAGTTTTCACGATCTAATTCAAGACAATTTACAAAAATATAATCTTCAGGCGACAGTAATCAAAGGAAAGACATTAACAGCGATCGCGGCGGCAGATTTAGCAATTACGAAATCGGGAACTGTTAATTTAGAAATAGCTTTATTGAACGTTCCCCAAGTAGTTATTTATCGAGTTAATCCGATGACAATGTGGATTGGCAGAAAATTGCTCAACTTTTCTATTCCTTTTATGTCGCCCGTGAATTTAGTCTTAATGGAGGAAATTGTCCCGGAATTATTACAAGAAAAAGCCACACCTGAGCGAATTTTCCAAGAAGCAAAAGAATTGCTAATTAATTCAGCGCGACGTGAAGAAATACAGCAAAATTATCAGCAAATGCGGGAAAATTTGGGGACAAGAGGAGCTGGCGATCGCGCTGCTCAAGAAATTATTCAATTAATTAGCTAA
- the lpxA gene encoding acyl-ACP--UDP-N-acetylglucosamine O-acyltransferase — protein MKTLIHPTAVIHPHAKLHPTVQVGAYAVIGENVKIDRETTVGPHAVIEGATEIGAGNRIFPGAAIGLETQDLKYRGANSWVKIGDGNRIREYVTINRATNEGEATIIGNNNLLMAYVHVAHNCLIEDEVVIANNVALAGHVHIESKATIGGLTGVHQFVRVGSLAMLGAMSRIDRDVPPFMLVEGNPARVRSLNLVGLQRKGFSSEEISLLKKAFRILYRSDLSFDRSLEELDLLPDCQYLQHLLRFLQVSTSPGYRGLIPGKRH, from the coding sequence TTGAAGACATTAATTCATCCTACTGCTGTTATTCACCCCCATGCTAAATTACACCCCACAGTGCAAGTAGGTGCTTATGCAGTAATTGGGGAAAACGTCAAAATCGATCGCGAAACTACTGTTGGTCCTCATGCTGTCATTGAAGGAGCGACAGAAATTGGTGCGGGTAATCGGATTTTTCCCGGTGCTGCTATTGGTTTAGAAACTCAAGATTTGAAATATCGCGGTGCAAATAGTTGGGTAAAAATTGGCGATGGTAATCGGATTCGCGAATATGTGACTATCAATCGGGCAACTAATGAGGGCGAGGCGACAATTATTGGTAATAATAATTTACTGATGGCTTACGTCCATGTGGCTCATAATTGCCTTATTGAAGATGAGGTGGTAATCGCTAATAATGTGGCTTTAGCGGGTCACGTACATATAGAATCAAAAGCAACAATTGGTGGTTTAACAGGCGTTCATCAATTTGTTCGCGTTGGTAGTTTAGCGATGTTGGGTGCTATGAGTCGTATCGATCGCGATGTCCCACCTTTTATGTTAGTTGAAGGAAATCCCGCGCGGGTGCGATCGCTAAATTTGGTCGGTTTGCAACGTAAGGGTTTTTCCTCTGAGGAAATTAGCTTACTCAAAAAAGCTTTCCGCATTCTTTATCGTTCGGATCTCAGTTTCGATCGTTCTCTCGAAGAGTTGGATTTACTCCCAGATTGCCAATATTTACAGCATTTGCTCCGCTTTTTACAGGTTTCTACTTCTCCTGGTTATCGTGGCTTGATTCCCGGTAAGCGTCATTAG
- the fabZ gene encoding 3-hydroxyacyl-ACP dehydratase FabZ, with translation MSTLTDVNKPNNLNSAEEQTETTQPEQSVKTTFTVEEIHQLLPHRYPFALVDRIIDYIPGEKAVGIKNISFNEPQFQGHIPGHPIMPGVLIVEAMAQVGGIVLIQLPGMAGGFFMFAGIDKFRFRRPVVPGDRLVMTVELLRFKSGRFAKMQGRAEVDGELAAEGEMLFSLAD, from the coding sequence ATGTCTACACTCACCGACGTTAACAAACCCAATAATCTCAACTCCGCCGAGGAGCAAACTGAAACTACTCAGCCAGAGCAGAGCGTGAAAACAACTTTTACCGTTGAAGAAATCCATCAACTGCTACCTCACCGCTATCCTTTTGCCTTAGTAGATAGAATTATTGATTATATTCCCGGAGAAAAAGCCGTCGGAATCAAAAATATTAGCTTCAACGAACCTCAGTTTCAAGGACATATTCCCGGACATCCCATTATGCCAGGAGTGTTAATAGTCGAAGCAATGGCACAAGTAGGTGGTATTGTTTTAATTCAGTTACCAGGAATGGCAGGTGGCTTTTTTATGTTCGCCGGAATCGATAAATTCCGCTTTCGTCGTCCCGTCGTCCCTGGCGATCGCTTGGTGATGACTGTGGAACTATTACGCTTTAAAAGCGGTCGTTTTGCCAAGATGCAAGGACGCGCTGAAGTTGATGGCGAATTAGCCGCAGAAGGCGAAATGCTCTTTTCTTTGGCAGATTAG
- the lpxC gene encoding UDP-3-O-acyl-N-acetylglucosamine deacetylase, protein MPSTIAKPFQISGIGLHSGKTATVRVMPATPGEGRYFVRIDLPGEPSIPALVESVNQTTLSTELAAQTATVRTVEHLLAALTGSGIDNARIEIDAGEVPLLDGSAKQWVEAIATVGILGTEDWEPQREGRGRSYLQTNPQSPIPNLQSPIWVQETDAFVAAIPAPETRFTYGIDFEIAAIGKQWYSWTPSQESFAQAIAPARTFGLASQIEKVRQAGLIKGGSLDNALVCSDTGWLNPPLRFANEPVRHKLLDLVGDLSLLGTIPVAHYLAYKASHKLHVNLAKQLRALFTTP, encoded by the coding sequence ATGCCTTCAACGATCGCTAAACCTTTTCAAATTTCCGGAATAGGCTTGCACTCAGGAAAAACAGCCACAGTGCGCGTAATGCCCGCCACACCAGGCGAAGGACGTTACTTTGTCCGGATTGACTTACCCGGAGAACCTTCTATTCCAGCCCTAGTCGAATCCGTAAACCAAACCACCTTATCCACAGAATTAGCAGCCCAAACCGCCACCGTACGAACAGTAGAACACCTACTCGCAGCCTTAACAGGTAGCGGTATAGACAACGCCAGAATTGAAATCGACGCTGGCGAAGTACCCTTATTAGACGGTTCCGCCAAACAATGGGTAGAAGCGATCGCCACCGTCGGCATACTGGGGACTGAGGACTGGGAACCCCAAAGAGAGGGGAGAGGGCGAAGTTACTTACAAACCAATCCCCAATCCCCAATCCCCAATCTCCAATCCCCAATTTGGGTACAAGAAACAGATGCTTTCGTCGCCGCCATACCCGCACCCGAAACCAGATTTACCTACGGAATCGACTTTGAAATAGCAGCCATCGGCAAACAGTGGTACAGTTGGACGCCAAGTCAAGAAAGCTTCGCCCAAGCGATCGCCCCCGCAAGGACTTTTGGTTTAGCTTCTCAAATCGAGAAGGTGCGTCAAGCAGGATTAATCAAAGGCGGCAGCTTAGACAACGCCTTAGTTTGCAGCGACACAGGCTGGCTTAATCCTCCCTTAAGATTTGCAAATGAACCAGTACGTCATAAACTTTTAGACTTAGTAGGAGATTTAAGTTTACTGGGGACAATCCCCGTAGCCCATTATCTCGCTTACAAAGCCAGTCACAAGCTGCACGTCAACTTGGCAAAACAGCTACGCGCTTTATTCACGACGCCATAA